The genomic segment GACGTCCGGCGCCCCTGCGCGGCCGGCGTCCGTCGCGACGGGCACGCGATCCGCATTTCCAGTTCCGCGATTTTCCTTACCGATACCCCGATGACCGCGTCCCACGTTTGCCGCTACGACCTGCACTGCCACTCGACGTTCTCCGACGGGACGATGCGCCCGCACGACGTCGTGGCGCGCGCGGCGGAACGCGGTGTGGAAGTGCTCGCGCTGACCGATCACGACGAGCTCGCTGGCCTGCCCGAGGCGCGCGACGCGGCAGAGCGGGCCGGCATACGCCTGGTCGATGGGGTGGAGGTCTCGGTCACCTGGAAGGGCCACACGATCCACGTCGTGGGGCTTGGCGTAGATCCCGCGCATCCGGCGCTCGTCGAAGGCCTGCGGGTGAGCCGCGGCGGACGCTTCGAGCGCGCGGAGCGCATGGCCGAGGCGCTCGAGCGCCTGGGCATACCGGGCACTCTCGAAGGCGCGAAGGCGTACGTCACCAATCCCGATCTCGTCAGCCGCACCCACTTCGCGCGCTTCCTGGTCGAGAGCGGCCGCGCGAGAAGCACTCAGGCGGTGTTCGACCAGTGGCTGGGCGACGGCAAGCCGGGTTACGTCCCGCACGAGTGGCCGACGCTCGCCGACGCGACGAGCTGGATACGCGCCGCCGGCGGCGTGGCCGTGATCGCGCACCCCGGACGTTACAAGATCGACGAAGCGAATCGCGCGCAGCTTCTCGGCAACTTCAAGGACCTCGGCGGCGCAGCGATCGAAGTCGTGACCGGGAGCCACAGCCCGGACGAGTTCGGTTATTGGGCGAAACGCGCCCGCGAGTTCGGGTTTCTCGCCTCCTGCGGCTCGGATTTCCACGGACCGCGCGAAACGTATCGCGACCTCGGCGACCTGCCGCCGTTTCCCTCCGGCTGCACGCCGGTCTGGGAAAAATTCGGTGTTTAGTGTTGAGTGTTCAGCGTTTAGTTAAAGGCGCATCGGCGGGCATCCCACGAATCACTCGACACTCAACACTCGACACTAATTGGCGCAGCTTTTCACCATCCATCCGGACAATCCGCAGCCGCGGCTGATCCGGCAGGCCGCCGAGATCGTGCGGGGCGGCGGCGTCATCGTGTATCCCACCGATTCGTGCTGTGCGCTCGGCTGCCGCATCGGCGACAAGGCGGCGATGGAGCGCATACGCGCGATACGCCAGGTCGACGAGCGCCATCATCTCACGCTGGTGTGCCGCGACCTCGCGGAGCTCGGACAGTACGCGCGCGTCGATAACGCGCAGTTCCGGCTTCTCAAGGCGACCACGCCCGGCAGCTACACCTTCATCCTCCACGCGACGAAGGAAGTGCCCAAACGTCTCATGCACCCGAGCCGGCGCACCATCGGACTGCGTGTGCCCGAGCACAAGGTGACACAGGCGTTGCTCGAAGAGCTCGGCGAGCCGTTGCTCTCGTCCACGCTGATCCTGCCGGAAGACGACGAGCCGCTGAACGATCCGCTCGAGATTCGCGAGCGGCTCGAGCGGCGCGTCGAGCTCGTCATCGACGCCGGCGCCTGCGGCATCGTCCCCACGACGGTCGTCGATCTCACCGGCGATGCGCCGGTGATCGCGCGGGTCGGTAA from the Burkholderiales bacterium genome contains:
- a CDS encoding L-threonylcarbamoyladenylate synthase, with the protein product MAQLFTIHPDNPQPRLIRQAAEIVRGGGVIVYPTDSCCALGCRIGDKAAMERIRAIRQVDERHHLTLVCRDLAELGQYARVDNAQFRLLKATTPGSYTFILHATKEVPKRLMHPSRRTIGLRVPEHKVTQALLEELGEPLLSSTLILPEDDEPLNDPLEIRERLERRVELVIDAGACGIVPTTVVDLTGDAPVIARVGKGSTTPFGA
- a CDS encoding 3',5'-nucleoside bisphosphate phosphatase, with amino-acid sequence MTASHVCRYDLHCHSTFSDGTMRPHDVVARAAERGVEVLALTDHDELAGLPEARDAAERAGIRLVDGVEVSVTWKGHTIHVVGLGVDPAHPALVEGLRVSRGGRFERAERMAEALERLGIPGTLEGAKAYVTNPDLVSRTHFARFLVESGRARSTQAVFDQWLGDGKPGYVPHEWPTLADATSWIRAAGGVAVIAHPGRYKIDEANRAQLLGNFKDLGGAAIEVVTGSHSPDEFGYWAKRAREFGFLASCGSDFHGPRETYRDLGDLPPFPSGCTPVWEKFGV